TATTTTCCATTCATGTTTATTGTTCTTTGCCTCCTCGGccattttaatttttttaccaCGCTGACCAACTATGGCTTTTACTTTATACAATTCACTTTATCTCCCGATTGGCCAAAGAGAAGAATACCATAATGCCTTTATCGGGGCGCCTCATTCATTATTAGATTATTATAAGCctaaaaatatgaaatgcATCGGATCCTGGGAAATCAATAGTAATCTTACGTGACTAGAGAAAAGTTCTTGCGTCGACGACTGTCAGtccaaattattttacCTGATTTGATCGGCATTCCTAACAAAATCATAGAAGAATGCCACAGTCTCAAGGTGCGCATCTAGGTGGACTCTTTCATCAATCGCATGTATGTTGTACGAATAGTCTCCCCGGATAGGATTGAAACGGTAGATGTTCTTGGTCAAGTTCCAATAGTGGCGGGTATCCGTGTTTCCCGACATTATAGATGGAGCGACAAATATTGGCTTTTGATTAACATTAAATGCTGATTTTGAATCCTCGAAAACATGCCTGATAGTACCAGAAAGGAGCTTCCATGTAGGGTTATTTTCTATAGGTGTCACTGGTGCCGTTTGTAGACCATCATAGGTAGTCAAAGTAACTTTCCCCAGAGGGGTTGAATCTCCAAACTCCATCCTGACACCAAATGCATCTATAGAGAGACCAAATCTCTTGGCAACGGGTCTAACTGCTCTGAGGACTTTTTCCTGGATTTGCCCAATGGAAGAACCATAAATAATTCTATGGTTCACCTCTGTGACAACCTCTTCAGGTAGGGCATTGATCTTAAGCCCTCCATGTATAATGTCTACTGCCTGAGAAGTAGAAATAAAGTATTTACTGGAGATGTTCTCAGCGATAGCTTTtataaccttttttttagatgACTCCAAGTGCATACTTCTAATGTTCTTTCTAAGCTTTGGGTCCATATTCTCACTGTGCTCTGCAGCACATTGCAACATCTTATAGTACGGATTCTCCTCTATAAGCTGTGGCTCATAAGGCTTGTCTTCAATTGCATCGATGATTTTGGCCATAATACCAATCGATGTATGCGAAGGAGGAATAGAAGAATGGCCTCCTGTTGTGGCAAGCTTGATGAAGACATCGACATATCCTTTTTCTCCAGTAGCTGGTAAGGCAAAGGAGGACCCATAAACATCTTCTGATATATTTCCACCCTCATCAAGCAAGAGGTAGATAGAATCAGGACCAAATCTATTCAATAAGTACTGTCCAATATGATAAGCACCATGATGACCAGAgatttcttcatcaaaacCTATTCCTAATACAATAGTTCTCTTTGGGGTAAATCCCTGGCCAAGTAGTAACTCAAGACTTTCAAATATGGCCACCAATGAATTCTTGCAATCTTCGGCACCTCTTCCCCAAACATACTCACCGTCAAAATGTCCCTCAAATGGAGGATAAGTCCAGCGCGAAATGGTGTTCTCTGGAACAGGAACCACATCAGTATGAGCTGTGAGCAGTAATGGCTTTTTTGTCTTATCTGTGCCGTTGAGTATATAAACAAGACCATATGTATTCACATGAATAAGATCAAATCTTGAGCTAACTTTTGGGAAGGTGCTGTTAAAATATGAATCGAAACATTTAAACACGTTCCATCTAGAATCTTCCCCCACTTCTCCCATATCATCATATGAGATGCTCGGTATTTGAATAGCTTTTGTCCATGCTTCTAatgatttctttttataaCTCTCATCAAATATGAAATCTGTCGATCTGAGACCGTCGCTCTCCTTAGGTGCAATTTTATCGATGATCGGACAAATTTCTCCTCCATCATTAGGATCAATCTTCTGATATAGATAATTTCCAGCAATTACGATCGTGGTTAGAAGGGTGATAACAATTGTTATTATCACTAAATACAGTTTTTCCCTACCTCGAGGTTTCTTGTTCGAAACATCTATATCTTCTGGTAATTTGATCATTCTTATTGACAACAATATATTAATGTTCTAGTTCACCCAGACATTTACTACAACTACAAATTTATTGATCACTCAATTCACACAATTCAAGGAATTCTCTAATCTTTATATGTGTGGATTAGAAGAAGTCACCGctatcagaaaaaaagaaaattcgTACGGCATACGGCTGCGGCGGTCCATTTTGCATGGAGACAATAGATTTCGACAATAGCTTCTTGTATTTACGCCATACTCTAAAATCCAATTGAGGCCAACTCCAGAATTGTATTCAGATGATTATTAGAGGTAtcacgaaaaaaaaaaacatatgTTGATGGGCTCAATTCTGGCATACCCTGAATTTATTTTCGAAAACCAAGATTTCAGATTCTCAACTCATACGTATTTGGATAGCAGATAACGGTTTCCAATTGTTCACCGGTTTAACCGCTATATACTTACACAATTATCAATAATGGAGAAACATTTCAAAGTTTAACATTGTAAGGTGTTCTTTAGTATGCGTTATTCAAAACTTAATTTACACAACATCATAATGTATGTTTGCACTCCATTAGTATcacacaaaaaattttaataGATGGTAGGATAAGAAGACTTCACAACGCCTTGTTCTCTTTCTGTACTCCTGTATCAGAACTGAGCATAAGGATAATAAACTTTTAGATAATAAACTATATATTACTAATTTGCATAACAAATAACCCAAATAACTAGCAATAGTAGCTTTTTCAATGACGATATTTGATGTCATAATCATCCACATTCCTCGGAAGTGAGTAGAAAAATGTAACACCCTCGATATGCGAGTCAATATCTCCTCTTTTATCAACAGCATGCATATTTACTGAAGTATTTGCTCTGGTTGGAGAAAATAGATAAATCCAATTTGTGAAATTCCAATAACTTTTGGTATCTATGTTTCCAGTCATTAATGATGGTGAAACAATAACATCGCTAAAAGCATTTGGCCCTACATGAGGATAAACTGCAAAGCCGTATGCATATCTAATAGTTcctgaaaaaatattccaaGCTTCGCCACTAATTGGAGTTTGTGGAGCAAGTATCAAGTCATCGAGTCTGGAGAGCATAAATATAACAGTGGGGAGATCCGAAAACCCCTCATAATGCGTATCGACCCCCCCTTCACGGATAGGCCATACACATTGGCTATCATATTGACATCATCGGTGATATTCCTTTTAAGATTATGTGATGACTCTAGGTTGAAAATTAAAGTTCAACCaaattcattattattaataaATGCTGCTTGGCTGAGCGATAACAGAAATACACCACTCCATTTTTGATACCATTCTGTTTAGTTAAATAGGATACTGCCTACAAACATAGACCtcatttttaaaattatttgcgattgatgataatgagTTCAATTAATTCTTTCAGTGGTCATCAAAGCATTCAGAGGAATGAATGTCTTGTAAAACATTCGAACCACCAAAGAGGGAACATAATTCCGGCCATGAACACACATGTCTATTCGGCGGATGTCATGAACGTTGGATCCGGCCAATCAGATCGGCGGATCAGATGAAGAGTTGGGagatttttgaagatgtgTAACCTAACATCAGATTCGCTTAATCGGAAATATTCTCTTTTAAGAAAGTTTCGCGTCAAAAAACTCTGGAAATGCTTTGCTCTTAAATTTACGATTATTATTCTTCTGGATTTCATATCATCGATCATTACAtctcttctctctttcattttcttggATGCTTAtcaggaaaagaagtttgatTTTCATTGTCTTAAACATGTGAACGCCGTTCAGTCAATTAAATTGATGAAGGGGCAGGGTGCATGTCACCAATTGTTATTCCTCAACATTAGCACATGTATAGCAAAGGATATAATCCAATTTACAGTTTTATTTTCCCGGAAAGTTGTACAAATAAAACCTAGAATCCGCATAAAACTTATCACTATGGTTCAGAAGTTGCTTATTACAGGATGCAACTCATTATAGGTCTATTTTCTCGCTCAAAAGCAGTGCATTGACGTTTGAAGATGTCAAACT
The sequence above is a segment of the Brettanomyces bruxellensis chromosome 6, complete sequence genome. Coding sequences within it:
- a CDS encoding uncharacterized protein (MEROPS:MER0001269); the encoded protein is MIKLPEDIDVSNKKPRGREKLYLVIITIVITLLTTIVIAGNYLYQKIDPNDGGEICPIIDKIAPKESDGLRSTDFIFDESYKKKSLEAWTKAIQIPSISYDDMGEVGEDSRWNVFKCFDSYFNSTFPKVSSRFDLIHVNTYGLVYILNGTDKTKKPLLLTAHTDVVPVPENTISRWTYPPFEGHFDGEYVWGRGAEDCKNSLVAIFESLELLLGQGFTPKRTIVLGIGFDEEISGHHGAYHIGQYLLNRFGPDSIYLLLDEGGNISEDVYGSSFALPATGEKGYVDVFIKLATTGGHSSIPPSHTSIGIMAKIIDAIEDKPYEPQLIEENPYYKMLQCAAEHSENMDPKLRKNIRSMHLESSKKKVIKAIAENISSKYFISTSQAVDIIHGGLKINALPEEVVTEVNHRIIYGSSIGQIQEKVLRAVRPVAKRFGLSIDAFGVRMEFGDSTPLGKVTLTTYDGLQTAPVTPIENNPTWKLLSGTIRHVFEDSKSAFNVNQKPIFVAPSIMSGNTDTRHYWNLTKNIYRFNPIRGDYSYNIHAIDERVHLDAHLETVAFFYDFVRNADQIR